One window from the genome of Palaemon carinicauda isolate YSFRI2023 chromosome 24, ASM3689809v2, whole genome shotgun sequence encodes:
- the LOC137618077 gene encoding uncharacterized protein, with amino-acid sequence MVNDKETGQKFAAKFVNTKRNQDRANVEREIDIMKALNAERPHPRLIQLYDAFDMDKEMCLVLEIVDGGELFERVIDDDFVLTERACTIFVRQICEGVEFIHSKNILHLDMKPENILCLSREGNRIKICDFGLARKYDPRKKLQVLFGTPEFVAPEVVNFEPISFGTDMWSVGVITYVLLSGLSPFMGHNYVETMTNVTKNKYDFEDEAFKSVSEDAKDFIRKLLVLDKSLRLTPAQCRHHSWLRQPPPVGGRRRLPEHELESETESEEETDQEDMSIEEKILQEEKENEKDKRKREADLLRQVELKRKDLEKQAEIKKKEIEKQAEAKKLELERQEETKRKEEEKKKELERQTEVEKKGEELELTKKQLKEFVERWNSHPNSPYLIGTPIALDLQRIVKTGGWNSRDSFASVVVGPPSDPGDISEPENDLDIIDQEEFIRYTIEPQKTLSKQPSPEEVAKELEERLTILQQQELTDRKEKEEKPSEVKDAEVELQNMANNEKSRTEAVEATVTGINELQVKTETAKGRKKSSEAIIPKKPIDSKRKTVDAEKGSKESKIEKQKKAYEERKRMKNLEEEKKKKEAADKIQTEPKKEDVPEKKQNIDHKSSSLDSLASTDSCLQVDSRKDNLPDTNHLQSSDIKVQDTVSPVKEKEQEQLLGIDSASETLKKINEISLNDYKKEYEEYLRMVSESEKKIEEPQVQGEPKKLSPTPTRNNNKKLNEAKLPVNKSIGLEKSASVSAVKDLEKKEAAKVDRGERRSGVNLINPFRKRFGFGKETPTKSKPNKQATEEDEPLSTKPKEVDLEEHKKLYQEYLIMVGENQTKSDVKSPNMNEVENKTMENHLSESSRELQRKVSDSYKAMDSQRKSSAKTIENLPKEPLKRPEIIALQHEEFGSSVPRQRKTSVPRYEVGDLATDRGSRGSTPGSVPDGSHSPKFDRSDQFDRNSRGSTPTKQLKKQPSRDVPLPPKDEPVRQRRPSRDVPVSYTPGTYDDSYTSRQRPSRDLTPEATPSLSRKPSCEERPPSRGTREGTPVNRRPSRDVPLTPSQLERLSGASALASADQGIESQAWPDLIVVPQGEQVESDEDCSVFKDSLDVPVATLVKSPSGTLLSVPGVTISQHDRDTKAETLQLPVHDKEENDPTYMSNNKLVAWILDIGNIQNQRNVPSSTSERVSKWESRDSSPKPVGRSSRDTSPRPRDRSPLPSDRLRDKSPVANKQQPNLYPLSREPSMLSLKSSASSENLFLQTPWGAMKRSPSRTNLSQSPSFEVPANTLRDSQKATESTTEDLSQYSQSDDHMSVDSSTRSPSPKVMNSLLQKQDSLEISEIKDFQSYSRLSGELPPKPPEKGKVLHRSNREENLNISNISRKDDPKSYTLPRSSKLMKTSSVSSMQMPAGDKKVDNKKSPSANNKATESNSTDTLKRKSKFPPSPNQKKKLGPLLFSAQDRISQFEQTKTTPRTQRPISRTHSSMVFSKTTERIHPASLLENSLDVNKNAKTPLISCKSSDKTHVKYLTNRLLDKVGKPPGGPQGEILQNVDSLNNNIGNNRRNSVILCRRDSTGMIKH; translated from the exons CCTGAGAATATTCTATGCCTCTCGAGAGAAGGCAACAGGATCAAGATCTGTGATTTTGGCTTGGCGAGGAAGTATGATCCAAGGAAGAAGCTTCAGGTTCTGTTTGGGACTCCTGAATTCGTGGCTCCAGAAGTCGTCAACTTTGAGCCGATCAGTTTCGGCACTGACATGTGGAGCGTTGGTGTGATCACCTATGTCTT ATTATCTGGCTTATCTCCCTTCATGGGCCACAACTACGTCGAAACAATGACCAACGTGACCAAAAATAAGTACGACTTCGAAGACGAGGCGTTCAAAAGCGTCTCGGAAGATGCCAAGGACTTCATCAGAAAGCTTCTGGTGCTCGATAAAAg TTTGCGCCTGACCCCAGCTCAGTGTAGGCATCACAGCTGGCTTAGGCAGCCTCCACCCGTCGGCGGTCGAAGGCGTTTGCCAGAACACGAATTGGAATCTGAAACAGAATCGGAAGAAGAGACTGATCAGGAAGACATGAGTATAGAGGAAAAGATACttcaagaagaaaaggaaaatgaaaaagataagagAAAAAGGGAGGCGGATTTACTTCGGCAAGTAGAACTCAAGAGAAAAGATTTGGAAAAACAAGCTGAGATTAAGAAGAAAGAAATTGAAAAGCAAGCCGAGGCAAAGAAACTAGAGTTGGAAAGACAAGAAgaaaccaagaggaaagaagaagagaagaaaaaagaactaGAGAGACAGACTGAAGTGGAGAAAAAGGGAGAAGAACTAGAACTAACGAAGAAGCAATTAAAAGAATTTGTAGAACGGTGGAATTCACACCCAAATTCTCCTTATCTCATAGGTACACCCATTGCACTGGACCTTCAAAGAATAGTCAAGACTGGTGGCTGGAACTCCAGAGATTCATTTGCTTCAGTGGTGGTAGGTCCACCATCTGATCCAGGGGATATCTCAGAGCCTGAGAATGATTTAGATATTATAGATCAGGAGGAATTCATTCGATACACCATAGAACCACAAAAAACCTTATCAAAGCAGCCATCACCCGAGGAAGTGGCGAAAGAACTAGAAGAGAGGCTAACGATATTGCAACAGCAGGAACTTACAGATAGAAAAGAAAAGGAGGAGAAACCAAGTGAGGTTAAGGACGCAGAAGTTGAACTACAAAACATGGCCAATAACGAGAAATCCAGAACAGAAGCAGTTGAAGCTACGGTGACCGGTATTAACGAATTGCAAGTAAAAACGGAGACTGCTAAAGGTAGGAAGAAGTCATCAGAAGCTATTATACCAAAGAAGCCCATAGACTCGAAGAGAAAAACAGTTGATGCTGAAAAGGGGTCAAAGGAATCGAAAATAGAAAAGCAAAAGAAGGCATATGAGGAACGTAAGAGGATGAAGAActtggaagaagaaaagaaaaagaaagaagccGCCGATAAGATTCAGACAGAGCCGAAGAAGGAAGATGTTCCAGAGAAAAAGCAAAATATTGACCATAAGTCAAGTTCTCTTGACTCCCTTGCATCTACGGATAGCTGTCTACAAGTTGACAGCCGCAAAGACAATTTACCCGACACAAACCATCTGCAGTCATCAGATATCAAGGTTCAGGATACAGTATCTCCAGtgaaagaaaaagaacaagaacaatTGTTGGGGATTGATAGTGCTTCTGAAACACTTAAAAAGATTAATGAGATATCCCTAAATGATTACAAGAAAGAATATGAAGAATACTTAAGAATGGTAAGTGAATcagaaaagaaaattgaagaaCCTCAAGTACAAGGGGAACCAAAGAAGCTTAGCCCAACgccaacaagaaataataataagaagcttAATGAAGCAAAGCTACCTGTAAACAAAAGTATTGGTCTTGAAAAATcagctagtgtcagtgcggtgaaAGACTTAGAAAAGAAAGAAGCTGCTAAAGTTGATAGAGGTGAGAGGAGGTCTGGCGTCAACCTAATAAATCCCTTTCGTAAAAGATTCGGATTCGGAAAAGAAACTCCCACAAAATCAAAACCTAATAAACAAGCTACAGAGGAAGATGAACCTCTTAGCACAAAACCAAAGGAAGTTGATTTGGAGGAGCATAAGAAGCTTTATCAAGAATACCTAATAATGGTAGGTGAAAATCAAACCAAGTCAGATGTTAAATCACCAAATATGAATGAGGTAGAAAATAAAACGATGGAAAACCATCTCTCAGAGAGCAGCAGAGAACTACAGCGAAAAGTAAGCGACAGCTATAAGGCGATGGATTCCCAGAGAAAAAGTAGTGCTAAAACTATTGAAAACTTACCTAAAGAGCCCTTAAAGCGTCCGGAAATCATAGCGCTTCAACATGAAGAGTTTGGAAGCAGTGTCCCGAGGCAACGAAAAACCTCTGTCCCACGGTATGAAGTTGGCGATTTAGCAACTGACCGTGGTTCCAGAGGCTCAACACCAGGTTCTGTCCCAGATGGATCCCATTCACCTAAATTTGACAGAAGCGATCAGTTTGATCGTAATTCTCGAGGATCAACTCCCACCAAACAATTAAAGAAGCAACCATCTAGAGATGTTCCTCTTCCACCTAAAGATGAACCAGTTCGTCAGAGACGGCCATCGAGGGATGTACCAGTATCATACACTCCAGGAACTTATGATGATTCATACACTTCACGTCAAAGACCATCAAGAGACCTGACTCCTGAAGCCACCCCATCCCTTAGCAGAAAACCTTCATGTGAAGAGCGACCGCCATCCAGAGGGACTAGAGAGGGAACACCAGTCAATCGAAGACCCTCGAGAGATGTTCCTCTAACTCCTTCTCAGTTAGAGCGCCTGTCAGGAGCTAGTGCTTTAGCTTCAGCTGATCAAGGAATAGAATCTCAGGCATGGCCTGACCTTATCGTTGTGCCTCAAGGTGAACAAGTAGAAAGTGATGAAGATTGCAGTGTCTTCAAGGATTCTCTAGATGTTCCTGTTGCGACTTTAGTGAAAAGTCCAAGTGGGACATTGTTATCTGTACCTGGAGTCACTATATCACAACATGACCGCGATACCAAAGCAGAGACACTACAATTACCCGTCCACGATAAGGAAGAGAATGACCCTACATATATGTCAAATAATAAGTTGGTAGCATGGATTCTTGACATAGGAAATATTCAGAATCAGCGCAATGTACCGTCTTCAACCTCTGAGCGTGTATCAAAATGGGAATCTCGAGACAGTTCCCCCAAGCCTGTTGGAAGGTCTTCACGGGATACATCACCGAGACCCAGGGATAGATCTCCTCTTCCAAGTGACCGACTTAGAGACAAGTCTCCAGTTGCAAATAAACAGCAACCAAACCTTTACCCACTATCTAGAGAGCCATCAATGTTAAGTCTCAAAAGCTCTGCCTCATCTGAAAACCTTTTCCTACAAACTCCATGGGGTGCTATGAAGAGATCTCCATCACGAACAAATCTCTCACAATCTCCATCCTTTGAAGTTCCTGCCAATACACTGAGAGACTCTCAGAAAGCTACTGAGAGTACTACTGAGGATTTGTCTCAGTATTCTCAATCAGATGACCATATGTCAGTTGATAGCTCTACCCGGTCACCATCTCCAAAAGTGATGAACAGTCTACTTCAAAAGCAAGATTCTTTAGAAATTAGTGAAATTAAGGATTTCCAATCGTATTCCAGATTAAGTGGTGAACTACCCCCAAAACCTCCTGAGAAAGGCAAAGTTCTACATAGGAGTAACAGAGAGGAAAATCTAAACATTTCTAACATATCGAGGAAAGATGATCCAAAGTCTTACACTCTTCCACGATCATCAAAACTCATGAAAACAAGTTCAGTTAGTAGCATGCAAATGCCCGCAGGTGATAAAAAGGTTGACAACAAAAAGTCTCCTTCAGCAAACAATAAGGCTACTGAATCTAATAGCACCGACACCCTTAAGAGAAAAAGTAAATTTCCTCCGTCTCCAAACCAGAAGAAAAAACTGGGACCTCTCCTATTTTCAGCACAAGACCGGATTTCACAGTTTGAACAGACAAAAACAACACCTCGTACGCAACGCCCTATTAGTAGGACACACAGTAGTATGGTGTTTTCAAAGACAACAGAAAGAATTCATCCTGCAAGTCTATTGGAGAACAGCCTGGATGTGAACAAGAATGCCAAAACTCCTCTCATATCTTGTAAGTCAAGTGACAAAACTCACGTAAAATATCTCACTAACAGACTTTTAGATAAAGTAGGGAAACCCCCAGGAGGACCCCAAGGAGAAATTTTACAGAATGTAGACTCACTCAATAACAATATTGGAAATAACAGGAGAAACAGTGTTATTCTATGTAGAAGAGACAGCACTGGAATGATCAAGCACTAG